One window of Mediterraneibacter gnavus ATCC 29149 genomic DNA carries:
- a CDS encoding helix-turn-helix transcriptional regulator, whose amino-acid sequence MNPIFEYSDTLNNPYEAFFFDAQKNNFPVSPHWHYFMEILYILKGTAYIETDTDNYVLEPGDLIVFHPQTPHAIYAAGPFPLQYQVLKFDPVHLNIPGSSLPSISTLLHMIDTDKRFSCFFQKSELEHIPLHSLFDTMIQIVTEKNFSYDILAHSYYCILITELLKLWEKQGFSITSNALQHSQNETFSAVAEYIFQHYQEPICIETLARNFHMSYSHFSAKFKEYYGQTCGHFIKMVRIQKAEDLLRFTDFDLSYISQETGFCDCSHFIRVFQEFHGITPKKFRKNLHTT is encoded by the coding sequence ATGAACCCCATTTTCGAATACTCTGATACGTTAAACAATCCTTATGAAGCTTTCTTTTTTGACGCTCAAAAAAACAACTTCCCGGTTTCTCCGCACTGGCATTATTTTATGGAAATTCTGTATATTTTGAAAGGAACTGCCTATATCGAAACCGATACAGACAATTATGTTCTGGAACCCGGAGATTTGATTGTTTTCCACCCGCAGACACCTCATGCCATTTATGCTGCAGGTCCTTTTCCCCTCCAATATCAGGTGCTGAAATTTGATCCCGTACATCTAAATATTCCGGGAAGCAGTCTCCCTTCCATTTCCACGCTGCTTCATATGATCGATACTGACAAGCGCTTTTCCTGTTTTTTTCAAAAATCCGAGCTGGAGCATATTCCCTTACATTCCCTGTTTGATACAATGATCCAAATCGTTACAGAAAAAAACTTTAGTTACGACATTCTCGCACACTCATATTATTGTATCCTTATCACAGAGTTGCTCAAACTTTGGGAAAAACAGGGATTTTCAATTACAAGTAATGCATTGCAGCACTCTCAGAACGAAACATTTTCCGCAGTGGCAGAATATATTTTTCAACACTATCAAGAACCCATTTGTATCGAAACTCTAGCACGGAATTTTCACATGAGTTATTCTCACTTTTCCGCAAAATTTAAAGAATACTACGGACAGACCTGCGGGCATTTTATCAAAATGGTACGAATCCAAAAAGCAGAAGATCTTCTTCGTTTCACTGATTTTGACCTTTCCTACATCAGCCAGGAAACCGGCTTTTGCGACTGCAGTCATTTCATACGGGTATTTCAGGAATTTCATGGAATTACACCCAAAAAATTTCGTAAAAATCTACATACCACCTGA
- a CDS encoding glycoside hydrolase family 113 produces MKFIKGITFAPFYRKNTLNTEQARESFDYMIENTGADFVILAPGGLQDTAHSEEICYSSNATFSDEELADMICYAKKKGVRVGLKPTVNCKNGEWRAYISFFEHDVPCEQKWGNWFSSYTKFQTHYAEIAQKEECDMLIAGCEMVMSEHREKEWREVIAAIRECYDGTVSYNTDKYQEDRVKWWDCVDVISSSGYYPIQDWEQELDRIEAVVKAYHKPFFFAEAGCMSRTGSKHVPNNWGIEGKLRLEEQVEWYTTMFESCRKREWMQGYGLWEWAPAVPSAKQAYKDDSYQICQKPVQEIIKKYYKE; encoded by the coding sequence ATGAAGTTTATAAAAGGAATTACATTTGCTCCGTTTTACAGGAAAAATACATTGAATACAGAGCAGGCAAGAGAAAGCTTTGATTATATGATAGAGAATACGGGAGCAGATTTTGTGATACTGGCACCGGGAGGGCTGCAGGATACAGCACATTCAGAAGAGATTTGTTATAGTTCCAATGCTACTTTTTCGGATGAGGAACTGGCAGATATGATCTGTTATGCAAAGAAAAAAGGAGTCAGAGTCGGATTAAAGCCTACCGTGAATTGTAAAAACGGAGAATGGAGAGCATATATCAGCTTTTTTGAACATGATGTACCGTGTGAGCAAAAATGGGGAAACTGGTTTTCGTCCTACACGAAATTTCAGACGCATTATGCGGAGATTGCACAAAAAGAAGAATGCGATATGTTAATCGCAGGGTGTGAAATGGTGATGTCAGAACATCGAGAGAAGGAGTGGCGGGAAGTGATTGCTGCAATCAGAGAGTGTTACGATGGGACAGTATCATACAATACGGATAAGTATCAGGAAGACCGGGTTAAATGGTGGGATTGTGTAGATGTGATTTCATCCAGCGGCTATTATCCGATTCAGGACTGGGAGCAGGAACTGGATCGGATCGAGGCTGTAGTAAAAGCTTATCATAAACCGTTTTTCTTTGCAGAAGCAGGATGTATGTCCAGAACAGGATCAAAACACGTTCCGAATAACTGGGGGATTGAAGGAAAGTTACGGTTAGAGGAACAGGTGGAGTGGTATACAACTATGTTTGAGTCATGCAGAAAAAGAGAGTGGATGCAAGGGTATGGGTTGTGGGAATGGGCGCCTGCAGTACCATCAGCAAAACAGGCATATAAGGATGACAGTTATCAAATCTGCCAGAAGCCGGTACAGGAGATTATAAAGAAGTATTATAAGGAATAG
- a CDS encoding ABC transporter ATP-binding protein, with translation MGRENEKSNITQMFRENKGHSLKTLLLLFRGRYLALFGSVFFFVIKHSPTWVLPIVTANIINAVTDKEGDIVRILTVNTILMLVFLVQNVATNYIHTWLYAKSVRGVEKELREALIVKLQQLSITYHKEMQSGRLQSKIMRDVEQVQTLASQIFISLITIILNIVVSFGVVIYKSKIVFLFFVCTIPVAVLIIVGFKGKIKSHNREFREEMEETSAKVMEMVEMIPVTKAHAMEDKETEKMERQLKRIAQKGLKLDMVQTYFSSISWVAFQIFQVFCLVFTAYMAWKELIQIGDIMLYQTYFSSIVAQIANVMALLPIISKGLESVESIGEVLCANDIEDNWKKEKVKEVEGEIEFDEVSFSYRGEEKKILNDLNLKIRKGETVAFVGGSGSGKTTILNLAIGFLKADSGQVRINGKNLMEVNLQSYREHIAVVPQQSILFSGTIRDNITYGTEGIPDEKLWEIVRAANLEDVIKKMPDGLDTMITEHGDNLSGGQKQRISIARAFVRNPKILILDEATSALDSVSERKIQDSIQRLVRDRTTLIVAHRLSTIKNADKIAVIGNGGVLEYGNYEELMEQKGEFYHLKKLQS, from the coding sequence ATGGGAAGAGAAAATGAAAAAAGTAATATAACACAAATGTTTCGAGAAAACAAAGGTCACAGTTTAAAGACATTGTTGCTTTTGTTTCGCGGGCGGTATCTGGCGCTGTTTGGATCAGTTTTCTTTTTTGTAATCAAGCATTCTCCTACGTGGGTGCTGCCAATCGTCACAGCAAATATTATCAATGCAGTGACAGATAAAGAGGGGGATATTGTGCGGATTTTGACTGTGAATACGATTTTAATGCTCGTATTTCTTGTCCAGAATGTAGCAACAAATTATATTCATACCTGGCTCTATGCGAAAAGTGTAAGAGGTGTGGAAAAGGAGTTAAGAGAGGCTTTGATTGTAAAGCTGCAGCAGCTTTCGATCACGTATCATAAAGAAATGCAGTCCGGAAGGCTTCAGTCCAAAATTATGAGGGATGTGGAACAGGTTCAGACACTGGCGTCTCAGATTTTTATCTCTTTGATTACGATTATTTTGAATATTGTAGTGTCATTTGGGGTGGTTATTTATAAAAGCAAGATTGTATTTCTGTTTTTTGTATGTACGATTCCGGTGGCGGTTTTAATCATTGTAGGATTTAAGGGGAAAATAAAAAGTCACAACAGGGAATTTAGAGAGGAAATGGAAGAAACATCTGCGAAAGTGATGGAGATGGTGGAAATGATCCCTGTTACAAAAGCGCATGCAATGGAAGATAAAGAAACAGAAAAAATGGAACGGCAGTTGAAAAGAATTGCTCAAAAAGGGTTAAAGCTGGACATGGTCCAGACCTATTTTTCATCGATCAGCTGGGTGGCATTTCAGATTTTTCAGGTGTTCTGTCTGGTGTTTACTGCTTACATGGCGTGGAAAGAGTTGATTCAAATCGGAGATATTATGCTGTATCAGACCTATTTTTCATCTATTGTTGCACAGATTGCAAATGTGATGGCATTGCTTCCGATTATTTCCAAAGGGTTGGAATCAGTTGAGTCGATAGGAGAAGTGCTGTGTGCAAATGATATTGAAGATAACTGGAAAAAAGAGAAGGTAAAAGAAGTAGAAGGTGAAATTGAATTTGATGAAGTTTCGTTTTCTTACAGAGGGGAAGAAAAGAAAATACTAAATGATTTAAACTTGAAGATACGAAAAGGAGAAACAGTTGCATTTGTAGGAGGTTCTGGATCAGGAAAGACGACGATTTTGAATCTGGCAATTGGTTTTCTGAAAGCAGACAGTGGTCAGGTACGGATTAATGGAAAAAATCTAATGGAAGTGAATCTGCAGAGCTATAGAGAACACATCGCGGTTGTGCCTCAGCAGTCCATTTTATTTTCGGGAACGATTCGAGACAACATAACATATGGAACAGAAGGGATTCCGGATGAAAAACTCTGGGAGATCGTTCGGGCAGCAAATTTGGAGGATGTGATTAAGAAAATGCCGGATGGATTGGATACGATGATAACAGAGCATGGGGATAATTTATCCGGAGGCCAGAAACAGAGAATTTCAATTGCCCGGGCATTTGTGCGAAATCCGAAAATTTTGATTCTGGATGAAGCGACTTCTGCTCTGGACAGTGTTTCAGAAAGGAAGATTCAGGATTCCATTCAAAGACTGGTGAGAGATCGAACCACGTTAATTGTCGCACATCGATTGTCTACGATAAAAAATGCAGATAAGATTGCAGTGATTGGAAATGGTGGAGTGTTAGAGTATGGAAATTACGAAGAGTTGATGGAACAAAAAGGGGAGTTTTATCATCTTAAAAAATTACAGAGTTGA
- the hydF gene encoding [FeFe] hydrogenase H-cluster maturation GTPase HydF has translation MTFNQTPSAERIHIGIFGKRNAGKSSLINALAGQPVSIVSDFKGTTTDPVKKAMELLPLGPVVLIDTPGLDDTGELGSLRIEKTQQILNTTDIALLVIDGQLGITEEDIQILQQIRKKQIPFVIAVNKMDLAPASPVLPDEISPEQVLYVSAAAGTQIHELKELLAKQLGQTPKTRKIVGDLIHPGDFVVLVIPIDKAAPKGRLILPQQQTIRDILDHGATAIAVRDSELSETLKNLGKSPALVITDSQVFDAVAKIVPKEVPLTSFSILFARYKGNLALAAKGAQTLDTLKDKDRVLICEGCTHHRQCEDIGTVKLPRMLKQFTQKDLQFTFTSGTDFPSDLSPYQVIIHCGGCTLTEKEMQYRLDCAREQGIPITNYGIAIAYMRGILERSMELF, from the coding sequence ATGACATTCAATCAGACACCTTCTGCCGAACGAATCCACATCGGGATCTTCGGAAAAAGAAATGCCGGAAAATCCAGCCTGATCAATGCCCTCGCCGGACAGCCGGTATCCATTGTTTCAGATTTTAAGGGAACCACCACAGATCCGGTCAAAAAAGCAATGGAGCTCCTTCCTCTGGGGCCTGTTGTTTTAATCGATACCCCGGGACTGGATGACACCGGGGAGCTTGGTTCTCTGCGTATCGAAAAAACACAGCAGATTTTAAATACAACAGATATCGCTCTGCTCGTCATTGACGGGCAGCTTGGCATAACCGAAGAAGATATCCAGATTTTACAGCAGATTCGTAAAAAACAGATTCCTTTCGTGATCGCTGTCAATAAAATGGATCTTGCTCCAGCTTCTCCTGTTCTTCCGGATGAGATTTCCCCGGAGCAAGTCCTGTATGTCAGTGCTGCCGCGGGAACACAGATTCACGAACTGAAAGAGCTGCTTGCAAAACAGCTCGGACAGACACCAAAAACACGAAAAATCGTGGGAGATCTCATCCATCCCGGAGACTTTGTCGTACTGGTCATTCCCATTGACAAAGCTGCTCCGAAAGGCCGTCTTATCCTGCCTCAGCAGCAGACCATCCGGGATATTCTCGATCACGGAGCAACCGCAATTGCAGTGAGAGACAGTGAGCTTTCAGAAACGCTTAAGAACCTTGGAAAATCACCTGCTCTTGTCATCACAGACAGCCAGGTCTTTGATGCCGTTGCCAAAATCGTACCAAAAGAGGTACCGCTGACCTCTTTTTCCATCTTGTTTGCCAGATATAAGGGAAATCTTGCACTTGCTGCCAAAGGCGCACAGACACTTGACACACTGAAGGACAAGGACCGGGTACTGATCTGCGAAGGCTGCACGCATCATCGGCAGTGCGAAGATATCGGGACTGTCAAACTGCCCCGGATGCTGAAACAGTTTACACAGAAAGATTTGCAGTTTACATTTACAAGCGGAACGGATTTTCCGTCAGATCTGTCCCCTTATCAGGTGATCATCCACTGCGGCGGATGCACGCTGACAGAAAAAGAAATGCAGTATCGATTAGATTGTGCCAGAGAGCAGGGCATTCCAATTACGAATTATGGAATTGCCATTGCGTATATGCGAGGGATTTTGGAGAGAAGTATGGAGTTATTTTAA
- the hydG gene encoding [FeFe] hydrogenase H-cluster radical SAM maturase HydG yields the protein MYDVHSKHADDFISHEEILETLAYADENKTNEALIDSILEKARLRKGLSHREASVLLACPIEEKNQEIYRLAEQIKKDFYGNRIVMFAPLYLSNYCVNGCTYCPYHLKNKHIARKQLTQEEIRKEVIALQDMGHKRLALEAGEDPVRNTIDYYLESIKTIYSIKHKNGAIRRVNINIAATTVDNYRLLKEAGIGTYILFQETYHKESYLALHPTGPKHDYNYHTEAMDRAMEGGIDDVGIGVLFGLDKYRYEFAGLLMHAEHLEAAFGVGPHTISVPRLRHADDINADEFDNGIDDDTFAKIVACIRIAVPYTGMIISTRESQKCRERVLHLGVSQISGGSRTSVGGYCEPEPDDAKSEQFDVSDTRTLDEVVRWLMEMDYIPSFCTACYREGRTGDRFMSLCKSGQIQNCCHPNALMTLKEYLMDYASPETKAIGDRLIDKEVLNVPNEKARAVVLENLRLIEQNNRRDFRF from the coding sequence ATGTATGATGTACACTCAAAACATGCTGATGATTTTATCAGCCACGAAGAAATTCTGGAAACCCTTGCCTACGCCGATGAGAACAAGACCAACGAAGCCCTCATTGACTCCATTCTTGAAAAAGCCCGTTTAAGAAAAGGACTTTCCCACCGGGAAGCATCCGTTCTTCTCGCCTGTCCGATCGAAGAGAAGAATCAGGAAATCTACCGGCTGGCGGAACAGATCAAAAAGGATTTCTACGGAAACCGGATCGTCATGTTTGCGCCTCTCTACCTTTCCAACTACTGTGTGAACGGCTGTACCTATTGCCCGTATCACCTGAAAAATAAACATATCGCCAGAAAACAACTGACTCAGGAAGAGATCCGGAAAGAAGTCATCGCACTGCAGGATATGGGACATAAACGGCTTGCACTGGAGGCCGGGGAAGATCCCGTGCGCAACACGATAGACTACTATCTGGAGAGTATCAAAACGATTTACAGCATCAAACATAAAAACGGCGCCATCAGACGGGTAAACATAAATATTGCCGCCACTACCGTGGACAACTACCGTCTGCTCAAAGAAGCCGGAATCGGAACGTACATCCTCTTTCAGGAAACCTACCACAAGGAAAGTTACCTTGCACTTCATCCAACAGGACCAAAACACGACTACAACTATCACACCGAGGCTATGGACCGTGCCATGGAAGGCGGCATTGATGATGTAGGGATCGGCGTTTTATTTGGACTGGACAAATACCGCTATGAATTTGCAGGTCTTCTCATGCACGCAGAACATCTGGAAGCTGCATTCGGCGTCGGACCGCACACGATCAGCGTACCGAGACTCCGGCATGCGGACGATATCAATGCAGATGAGTTTGACAACGGTATTGACGATGATACCTTTGCGAAGATCGTAGCCTGTATCCGGATCGCCGTTCCCTATACCGGCATGATCATCTCCACGAGGGAGAGCCAGAAATGCAGAGAACGTGTCCTGCATCTGGGCGTTTCCCAGATCAGCGGCGGCTCCCGTACCAGCGTTGGCGGTTACTGTGAGCCGGAGCCGGATGACGCAAAATCAGAACAGTTTGACGTCAGTGACACCCGCACACTGGATGAAGTCGTACGCTGGCTGATGGAGATGGACTACATTCCAAGCTTCTGTACCGCCTGCTACCGGGAAGGCCGCACCGGAGACCGTTTTATGTCTCTTTGTAAAAGCGGACAGATCCAGAACTGCTGCCATCCAAATGCACTTATGACACTCAAGGAATACCTGATGGACTATGCTTCCCCGGAGACAAAAGCCATTGGAGACCGCCTGATCGACAAAGAAGTGTTAAATGTACCAAATGAAAAAGCAAGAGCGGTCGTACTGGAAAATCTGCGTCTGATCGAACAGAATAACCGCCGGGATTTCCGTTTCTAG
- the hydE gene encoding [FeFe] hydrogenase H-cluster radical SAM maturase HydE, with amino-acid sequence MMDPCLYTFIDKLEAEHTLYASEWQQLLDGYTPRLAAYLFEKSRRARIQFYGHDVYIRGLIEFTNYCRNNCYYCGIRSGNTHVHRYRLTKEEILSCCETGYELGFRTFVLQGGEDPYYTTARLSDVVHTIRTTYPDCAITLSTGEATKEEYQQLFDAGANRFLLRHETYNTEHYQKLHPAQLSAAHRQQCLWDLKEIGYQVGTGFMVGSPWQTSEHLAEDLLFLKELNPQMVGIGPFIPHHDTPFAGQKAGTLELTLFLLGLIRLMLPGVLLPATTALGTIAENGRELGILSGANVVMPNLSPKRVRGDYLLYDNKISTDAEAAECRRELEQHMQSIGYQVVTARGDSLNITP; translated from the coding sequence ATGATGGATCCATGTCTTTATACCTTCATTGACAAACTGGAAGCGGAGCATACTCTTTATGCTTCCGAATGGCAGCAGCTGCTTGATGGGTACACCCCCCGGCTTGCCGCATATCTGTTTGAAAAATCACGACGCGCGCGGATTCAATTCTACGGACATGATGTCTATATCCGGGGACTCATTGAATTTACAAACTACTGCAGAAATAACTGCTATTACTGCGGGATTCGAAGCGGGAACACACACGTACACCGCTACCGGCTGACAAAAGAAGAGATCCTCTCCTGCTGTGAAACCGGATATGAGCTCGGATTTCGGACTTTCGTCCTGCAGGGCGGTGAAGACCCCTATTATACAACCGCCCGGTTATCTGATGTGGTGCATACAATCCGGACCACTTACCCGGACTGCGCGATCACCCTTTCCACTGGAGAGGCCACAAAGGAAGAGTACCAGCAGCTTTTTGATGCCGGAGCCAACCGTTTTCTTCTGCGCCATGAAACTTACAACACCGAGCACTATCAGAAGCTGCATCCGGCACAGCTTTCTGCTGCCCACAGACAGCAATGCCTCTGGGATTTAAAAGAAATCGGATATCAGGTGGGAACCGGATTTATGGTAGGATCTCCCTGGCAGACGAGCGAACATCTGGCAGAAGATCTGTTGTTTCTCAAAGAGCTGAATCCTCAGATGGTCGGGATCGGCCCATTTATTCCACACCATGACACCCCGTTTGCCGGGCAGAAAGCAGGAACACTGGAGCTGACTTTATTCCTTTTGGGACTCATCCGTCTGATGCTTCCAGGCGTGCTGCTTCCGGCAACCACAGCACTTGGAACCATTGCCGAAAACGGACGGGAGCTTGGCATTTTATCCGGTGCCAATGTGGTCATGCCAAACCTGTCCCCGAAACGTGTGCGGGGAGACTATCTGCTGTATGACAACAAGATCAGCACGGATGCAGAAGCTGCCGAATGCCGAAGGGAATTGGAACAACACATGCAGTCCATCGGCTATCAGGTGGTGACCGCCCGGGGAGATTCTCTGAATATCACCCCGTAA
- a CDS encoding acylphosphatase has product MSEVRKHFVFHGKVQGVGFRYTAKYLALSLGLTGWARNEWDGTVTMEVQGRETLINKLLVGLNQNQFISIEWIDTREIPLEEEKAFSVK; this is encoded by the coding sequence ATGTCTGAGGTAAGAAAACATTTTGTTTTTCATGGAAAGGTGCAGGGCGTAGGATTCCGCTACACTGCAAAATATCTTGCGTTGTCACTGGGACTTACCGGATGGGCGAGAAATGAGTGGGACGGCACTGTGACAATGGAAGTACAGGGACGGGAAACGCTGATCAACAAGCTTCTGGTGGGACTGAATCAGAATCAGTTTATCTCCATCGAGTGGATCGATACAAGAGAGATTCCACTGGAGGAAGAGAAGGCATTTTCTGTGAAATGA
- the proC gene encoding pyrroline-5-carboxylate reductase, whose product MKLGFIGTGNMAGAIMGGIIRNGVLKPEEIIGSDILEAGREKVHSLYGICVTDDNREAAKAEIVVLSVKPQYYEQTIAQIRDEITDEQVIVTLAPGKTLEWLQGQFGKDVKIVRTMPNTPAMVGAGMTAACANALVTKEELEKVLTILRSFGEVEVVSEHLIDAVVSASGSSPAYVFMMIEAMADAAVADGMPRPQAYKFAAQAVMGSAKMILETGKHPGELKDMVCSPAGTTIEAVQVLEERGFRSAIIEAMRVCAEKSRNM is encoded by the coding sequence ATGAAATTAGGATTTATCGGAACAGGAAATATGGCAGGAGCCATCATGGGTGGTATTATCAGAAACGGAGTGCTGAAGCCGGAAGAAATCATCGGTTCGGATATTTTGGAAGCAGGGAGGGAAAAGGTACATTCTCTTTATGGAATCTGTGTGACAGATGACAACAGGGAGGCGGCAAAGGCAGAGATCGTGGTTCTTTCTGTAAAACCTCAGTATTATGAACAGACGATCGCACAGATCAGAGATGAGATCACGGATGAGCAGGTAATTGTCACCCTTGCTCCGGGAAAAACTCTGGAATGGCTGCAGGGGCAGTTTGGAAAAGATGTCAAGATCGTGCGCACCATGCCGAATACACCGGCAATGGTCGGTGCAGGGATGACGGCAGCGTGTGCAAATGCTCTGGTTACAAAAGAAGAGTTGGAAAAAGTGCTGACAATCCTGCGCTCTTTCGGAGAGGTAGAAGTCGTATCAGAGCATCTGATCGATGCAGTTGTGTCTGCAAGCGGAAGTTCTCCGGCATATGTATTTATGATGATCGAAGCAATGGCAGATGCGGCAGTGGCAGATGGAATGCCAAGACCTCAGGCGTATAAGTTTGCCGCTCAGGCCGTGATGGGAAGCGCCAAGATGATCCTGGAGACCGGAAAACATCCGGGTGAACTCAAAGACATGGTATGTTCTCCTGCGGGAACAACGATCGAAGCAGTGCAGGTACTGGAAGAGCGCGGTTTTCGAAGTGCTATTATCGAGGCAATGCGTGTGTGTGCGGAAAAATCCAGAAATATGTAG
- a CDS encoding anaerobic ribonucleoside-triphosphate reductase activating protein: protein MEIHGIQKMTLLDYPEKVACTIFTARCNFRCPFCHNASLVTHVDAAAAISEEEVFSFLAKRQGILDGVCITGGEPLLQPDIEEFIRKVKELGYQVKLDTNGSNVLRLRRLVEQGLVDYVAMDIKNAPDKYGMTIGIEEYDMSNIFQSVDFLMSGDVPYEFRTTVVRQFHKREDFAAIGRWIKGAKQYYLQSFVDSGDLICPGMKGYTKEIMEQALEIVKRNIPNAKLRGV from the coding sequence ATGGAGATTCATGGAATTCAGAAAATGACACTGTTAGATTATCCGGAAAAAGTGGCGTGTACGATTTTTACGGCGAGATGTAATTTCCGCTGTCCGTTCTGTCATAATGCTTCTCTGGTGACACATGTAGATGCGGCGGCAGCAATTTCCGAGGAGGAAGTGTTTTCATTCCTTGCGAAACGGCAGGGGATTCTGGATGGTGTGTGCATTACCGGAGGCGAGCCTCTGCTTCAGCCGGATATCGAAGAGTTTATCCGGAAAGTGAAAGAGCTCGGTTATCAGGTCAAGCTGGATACCAACGGCAGCAATGTATTGCGTCTGAGACGGCTGGTGGAACAGGGGCTTGTGGACTATGTAGCAATGGATATCAAAAATGCTCCGGATAAGTATGGTATGACTATTGGAATTGAAGAATATGATATGTCCAATATTTTTCAGAGTGTGGATTTTCTGATGTCTGGGGATGTTCCCTATGAATTTCGCACCACGGTTGTGCGGCAGTTCCATAAAAGGGAAGATTTTGCTGCTATCGGGCGATGGATCAAGGGGGCAAAACAATATTATCTGCAGAGCTTTGTAGATTCCGGAGATTTGATCTGCCCCGGAATGAAGGGGTATACAAAAGAGATTATGGAACAGGCGCTGGAAATTGTGAAGAGGAACATTCCAAATGCGAAGTTAAGGGGTGTGTAG
- a CDS encoding ABC transporter substrate-binding protein, with amino-acid sequence MKKKRMLALLLTVAMAGTMLAGCGRSDGKEDEKGKNQAKSEGKVYYLNFKPEQADDWVKLAETYTDETGVQVDVQTAASGTYESQLKSEMAKEEAPTLFQVNGPVGLASWKDYCYDLSDSQIYKDISSDDYVLKEGDEVKGIAYVVETYGIIYNKAILNQYFELSDAAVKSVDEINNFETLKKVADGIQKHKDELGVEGAFTSAGMDSSSDWRFKTHLANLPIYYEYKDEGITSTDAIKGTYLENYKNIWDLYITDSTCEPSMISSKTAEDASSEFALGEAVFYQNGTWAYNDIKDMEVADEDMGMLPIYIGAKGEEEQGLCTGSENYWCVNKNASEEDIQATLDFLQWVVESDEGRDMLANTMGFVTPFTTFEDYLPSNPLVQANEEYNKAGKTPVSWNFTTMPSENWKNNVGSALLEYAQGTGKWDAVETAFVDGWATEYQAAHAE; translated from the coding sequence ATGAAGAAAAAGAGAATGCTGGCACTTCTTTTGACAGTAGCAATGGCAGGAACGATGCTTGCAGGATGCGGCAGATCCGATGGCAAGGAAGATGAAAAAGGAAAAAATCAGGCAAAGAGTGAAGGGAAAGTGTACTATCTGAACTTCAAGCCGGAGCAGGCAGATGACTGGGTAAAACTTGCAGAGACTTACACAGATGAGACTGGTGTTCAGGTGGATGTGCAGACAGCTGCTTCCGGGACGTATGAATCCCAGCTGAAATCTGAGATGGCAAAAGAAGAGGCGCCGACCCTGTTTCAGGTCAATGGTCCTGTCGGTCTGGCATCCTGGAAAGATTACTGTTATGACCTGTCAGACAGTCAGATTTACAAGGATATTTCCAGTGACGATTATGTGTTAAAAGAAGGAGATGAAGTCAAAGGAATTGCGTATGTAGTAGAAACATACGGAATTATTTATAACAAAGCGATCCTGAATCAATACTTTGAACTTTCAGATGCTGCTGTAAAATCAGTGGATGAGATCAATAATTTTGAAACGCTGAAAAAAGTTGCGGACGGAATCCAGAAACACAAAGATGAATTGGGGGTGGAAGGTGCATTTACATCCGCAGGTATGGATTCTTCTTCTGACTGGAGATTTAAGACACATCTGGCAAATCTTCCAATCTATTATGAATATAAAGATGAGGGCATTACATCCACAGATGCGATTAAAGGAACCTATCTGGAAAACTATAAGAACATATGGGATTTATATATTACAGATTCTACCTGTGAACCGTCTATGATCTCCTCTAAGACGGCAGAGGACGCAAGCTCCGAATTTGCACTTGGAGAGGCTGTATTTTATCAGAATGGAACCTGGGCATACAACGACATCAAGGATATGGAAGTTGCCGATGAGGACATGGGAATGCTTCCGATTTACATCGGTGCCAAAGGAGAAGAAGAGCAGGGACTTTGCACGGGATCTGAGAACTACTGGTGTGTGAATAAAAATGCTTCAGAAGAAGACATTCAGGCAACTCTGGATTTCCTGCAGTGGGTTGTGGAAAGTGATGAGGGACGCGATATGCTTGCAAATACGATGGGATTTGTGACACCGTTCACCACATTTGAAGACTATCTGCCGTCAAATCCTCTGGTGCAGGCAAATGAGGAATATAACAAGGCGGGCAAGACACCTGTAAGCTGGAACTTTACGACAATGCCTTCTGAAAACTGGAAAAACAATGTAGGCTCTGCACTTCTTGAATATGCACAGGGAACTGGAAAATGGGATGCAGTGGAAACTGCATTTGTAGATGGATGGGCAACTGAGTATCAGGCAGCGCATGCGGAATAA